The following coding sequences are from one Haliotis asinina isolate JCU_RB_2024 chromosome 3, JCU_Hal_asi_v2, whole genome shotgun sequence window:
- the LOC137277649 gene encoding splicing factor 3B subunit 6-like: MAMSKRGNVRLPPEVNRILYIKNLPYKITAEEMYDIFGKYGAIRQIRVGNTPETKGTAFVVYEDIFDAKNACDHLSGFNVCNRYLVVLYYQSTKAFKKTDTDKKKQDIQDMKAKYGLSTPEKK, encoded by the exons ATGGCGATGAGCAAAAGAGGAAAC GTGCGGCTCCCGCCTGAGGTAAATCGCATTCTGTACATCAAGAATCTTCCATACAAGATCACCGCAGAAGAAATGTATGATATCTTTGGGAAGTATGGAGCAATCAGGCAAATCAGAGT GGGTAATACGCCAGAGACGAAGGGAACAGCCTTTGTTGTATATGAAGATATCTTTGATGCCAAAAATGCTTGTGATCATCTCTCAGGATTCAATGTCTGCAACAGATATCTTGTTGTTCTGTACTACCAGTCAACTAAG GCATTCAAGAAAACAGACACTGACAAGAAGAAGCAGGATATTCAGGACATGAAGGCTAAATACGGACTGAGTACACCAGAAAAGAAGTGA